TGCAGAATGTCCAATACCTTGTAGGTAAGTCCGTATTTTTTATCCCAGCGCTTTAGATAAACTTTGAGGTCATTTTCTGTGGGGATGGATTGGCCGCTGTTGGATAGTTCCACAATTGTTTCGGCACACATCCGCCCAGATTTAGCAGCAAAGTAAATACCTTCACCAGAGGACTTAGTAACATAACCAGCCGCATCTCCTACTAAAGCGACTCTACCGACAACGCGGCGAGGACGGGGATGTTCGGGGATGGGGTGTGCTTCTACTTTGATGATTTGGCCGCCTGCTAACTTCTCAATTGCACGGGCACGAATACCAGCTTGTAACTGTTTAATGCTGGCTTTGTTAACCTGCATTGTGCCAGTACCCACAGCTACGTGGTCATATTTGGGGAATACCCAAGCGTAGAAGTCAGTAGAAACGTCATTACCGACATACATTTCGGCAAGGTCGTTGTAGTATGCCATTTTGTCTTCGGGGAGACGAATTCGCTCTTGGAAAGCGATCGCATAATTATAATCCCCAGCATCAATTTCTTTAGCAATCCGAGAATTAGCCCCATCAGCCCCGATTACTAAATCCACTTTCAAAGTTTTGGCAATACCCTGTGCGCCCCCTTCTGTATGGTCTACATAATGGATGGTGTAGGGGTCGGTATTGTTGGTAGGTATATCAAGTTTATGAACGGTGGCATTAATTAAAGTTGCACCTAGTTTTGCCGCACGATTTCTTAAGAAACCATCCAGCACCTCCCGGCGGCACATTCCTATATATTCTTCTTGATTGATCAGATTGATATCGACCTCACGATTGGAGGGTGATATCATTTTCATCTTTCGCACCCGGCGATCGATAATTTCTGGTGGTAAGTCAAACTCACTCACCATACACAGGGGAATTGCACCCCCGCAGGGCTTGGCATTATCTAGCTTCCGCTCAATTAGGTAGGTCTCAATCCCAGCTTTTGCCAGTGTTTCAGCGGCAGATGAACCAGCTGGGCCCGAACCAACAACAGCAACCCGTAGTGTCAAAGGTTTTCTCCCAATCTTGACATTTACCGAAAGCATCGTACCACGGACGTTTGGCTCATTTCTCGCTCTTGCTGCTGGTTTTGACGGAAATGCAATATTCCTTAATATTTCGACACGAACACCCTAGCAAGCATGAAATGTGGAGTATGACCTAATAAGCTTAAACATTTTATACTTCATGCTTATATCATGGAAATTTCTCTATTTGATTCTCTTACTAGACGAGTTGGTGTTGTTGCGGTTACTGGCTATCAAAAATACATTTCTCCACATAAAGGCTTTGTTTGCGCTCATCGAGTTTTATATGGTGGCGAATCTTGCTCTCAACACATTAAGCGGTTAATTGCGGAAGATGGATTTCAAGGATTACTAGCTACGTCTCGTAAGCGATTTCAAGCTTGTAAGCAAGCCAACCGA
The genomic region above belongs to Calothrix sp. NIES-2098 and contains:
- a CDS encoding geranylgeranyl reductase, translated to MLSVNVKIGRKPLTLRVAVVGSGPAGSSAAETLAKAGIETYLIERKLDNAKPCGGAIPLCMVSEFDLPPEIIDRRVRKMKMISPSNREVDINLINQEEYIGMCRREVLDGFLRNRAAKLGATLINATVHKLDIPTNNTDPYTIHYVDHTEGGAQGIAKTLKVDLVIGADGANSRIAKEIDAGDYNYAIAFQERIRLPEDKMAYYNDLAEMYVGNDVSTDFYAWVFPKYDHVAVGTGTMQVNKASIKQLQAGIRARAIEKLAGGQIIKVEAHPIPEHPRPRRVVGRVALVGDAAGYVTKSSGEGIYFAAKSGRMCAETIVELSNSGQSIPTENDLKVYLKRWDKKYGLTYKVLDILQTVFYRTDATREAFVEMCADMDVQKLTFDSYLYKTVVPANPITQLKITAKTIGSLIRGNALAP